Proteins from a single region of Paenibacillus sp.:
- the cpaB gene encoding Flp pilus assembly protein CpaB has protein sequence MNTKTIMLLAIVMGLFTTLAFYKYTEGKSTALAAEEPYVEVFAAKAPIPRNQKITPDLVEKISVPQNMLLPSAVTDLADIEGKFATTDLEQGEQILQHRVRSQTEEAEKLNRKITEGYRAVSVAVDYVQSVSNLVRPEDRVDILYVKHPAEPGKTPGPAKVLLKNVRVLAVGQALTEEASEGDSEHTNNAGVDAGSGGAYSAVTVELQPEETMTLVDAAETGKLQLILRSKIAGTKEGP, from the coding sequence ATGAATACGAAAACGATCATGCTGCTCGCGATCGTCATGGGTTTGTTCACGACCTTGGCTTTCTATAAGTACACGGAAGGGAAGAGCACCGCCCTTGCGGCCGAGGAGCCGTACGTCGAGGTGTTCGCCGCCAAAGCGCCCATTCCGAGAAATCAGAAAATCACTCCGGATCTGGTGGAGAAAATTTCGGTGCCTCAAAACATGCTGCTTCCCTCGGCGGTGACGGATTTGGCGGACATCGAAGGGAAGTTCGCGACGACGGATTTGGAGCAGGGGGAGCAAATTTTACAGCACAGAGTACGCAGTCAAACGGAGGAGGCCGAAAAGCTGAATCGCAAAATTACGGAAGGGTATCGCGCCGTGTCCGTAGCCGTCGATTACGTGCAGTCGGTATCCAATCTCGTAAGACCGGAAGATCGCGTAGATATTTTGTACGTCAAACATCCGGCGGAGCCTGGAAAGACGCCGGGTCCCGCGAAGGTGCTGCTGAAAAATGTCCGCGTCCTGGCGGTCGGTCAGGCGCTGACGGAAGAGGCGTCGGAGGGGGATTCGGAACATACGAATAACGCCGGCGTGGACGCGGGGAGCGGCGGGGCGTACTCCGCCGTTACGGTGGAGTTGCAGCCGGAAGAAACGATGACCTTGGTCGATGCCGCCGAAACCGGCAAGCTCCAGCTCATTCTTCGCAGCAAAATCGCAGGAACGAAGGAGGGACCATAG
- a CDS encoding pilus assembly protein TadG-related protein: MRRFIKRQEGGILVLAALTLSICMLFAAVLLDVGLLYMTKSKLRQIANAAVLSAAQELTHTETDVNAVLNDILTAQQARGLVSKVEMDRNRSLTLRLEQEVSTVFAPLIGFDAMTVSAEAQAVLAPIGRGKGAVPIAMLDSVSFVKDTVYSLQLIPSATNLLTSTLNGVGSFGVLRLLGPGANLYGQDLRTGFSGTVGVNDVLSVQLGNVLSALATDTRNAINDRISRCPHPPGETYHRDCSRVMLIPLYRAHLISEGQLVNVKITGFAYFYLLEPMGLLDTAVKGKFIDRVGTGHFVDGALDRGAYTIRLVE, translated from the coding sequence ATGAGAAGATTTATAAAGCGCCAAGAAGGCGGCATTCTCGTTCTCGCAGCGTTAACCCTCTCGATTTGTATGCTGTTCGCGGCGGTCTTGCTTGACGTTGGACTGCTCTACATGACGAAATCAAAGCTGCGTCAAATCGCGAATGCGGCGGTGCTCTCGGCGGCGCAGGAACTGACGCATACGGAAACCGACGTGAACGCCGTGTTGAACGACATACTAACGGCGCAGCAAGCCCGAGGCTTGGTAAGCAAGGTCGAAATGGATAGGAACCGGAGTTTGACTCTCCGCCTGGAGCAAGAAGTATCCACGGTATTTGCGCCGCTGATCGGTTTCGACGCCATGACGGTGAGCGCCGAAGCTCAAGCGGTATTGGCTCCGATCGGCAGGGGGAAGGGAGCGGTTCCGATCGCGATGCTCGATTCGGTCAGCTTCGTGAAGGATACGGTATACAGCTTGCAGCTGATCCCGAGTGCGACGAATTTGTTGACCTCCACGCTGAACGGGGTAGGGAGCTTCGGGGTACTGCGTCTGCTAGGACCGGGAGCTAATCTGTACGGGCAGGATCTGCGCACTGGCTTCAGCGGAACCGTGGGCGTGAACGATGTCCTGTCGGTGCAACTCGGGAATGTTCTTAGCGCGTTGGCGACGGATACGCGGAACGCCATTAACGACCGAATCAGCCGCTGCCCGCATCCGCCGGGGGAAACATACCATCGGGATTGCTCGAGAGTCATGTTGATTCCGTTGTACCGCGCCCATCTAATCAGCGAAGGTCAACTCGTAAATGTGAAAATAACAGGCTTTGCTTATTTCTACTTGTTAGAACCCATGGGCCTTCTAGATACAGCGGTGAAGGGGAAATTTATTGACCGCGTAGGGACCGGCCATTTTGTCGACGGCGCCCTAGATCGCGGAGCTTATACCATAAGATTGGTGGAATAG
- a CDS encoding Flp family type IVb pilin produces the protein MVNKLKQLVKEEQGQGMTEYGMLLGLIAVACVAALIAFRTEITALFTELSTTVRNIVP, from the coding sequence GTGGTAAATAAGTTGAAGCAATTGGTGAAAGAGGAACAAGGTCAAGGGATGACGGAGTACGGTATGCTGCTGGGTCTGATCGCCGTCGCATGCGTTGCGGCGTTGATCGCCTTCAGGACGGAAATTACGGCGTTGTTTACGGAGCTCAGCACGACCGTGCGGAACATCGTACCTTAA
- a CDS encoding TadE family protein: protein MPIRIKRLIKSERGQSIVEFALVVPIFLFMITGVVDLSRAIYTQMQLNFLVQEAVRLGGTGSSDTEIADYVSDNFQGDRSRLRCAITPGQASRKPGDYMKVTVNYSMSYVTPLLSATPLSDVSVESTIRME, encoded by the coding sequence ATGCCTATTCGCATTAAGCGTTTGATCAAAAGCGAAAGAGGGCAATCCATCGTCGAATTCGCCCTTGTGGTTCCTATTTTTTTATTCATGATTACGGGCGTCGTCGACCTCAGCCGGGCGATTTACACGCAGATGCAGTTGAACTTCCTCGTTCAAGAAGCCGTGCGGCTGGGGGGGACGGGAAGCTCGGATACGGAAATCGCCGATTACGTGTCCGACAACTTCCAAGGCGACCGTTCCCGATTACGCTGTGCCATCACGCCGGGACAAGCCTCGCGCAAGCCCGGGGATTATATGAAAGTAACCGTGAATTACTCAATGTCTTATGTCACCCCTCTTCTAAGCGCAACCCCGCTGTCCGACGTAAGCGTGGAATCTACGATCCGTATGGAGTAA
- a CDS encoding A24 family peptidase, whose protein sequence is MMYWLQHGLLLMVLIICTITDLKKRKIYNNVLFPGILAAIAIHTVLDGWHGIAAALLGLLAGLAILLIPYLLGGIGAGDVKLLAFVGAAEGARFVLQASLYMAILGAIMAAGVLLLRPKGREHLKRAIFAVAGGLRGGSFPETRTTPGTDIYPYGPAIAGGAALCLFALSV, encoded by the coding sequence ATGATGTACTGGCTGCAGCACGGACTTCTACTTATGGTGTTGATCATTTGTACCATTACCGATTTGAAAAAAAGGAAGATTTACAATAACGTGCTGTTCCCGGGCATACTGGCCGCGATCGCCATCCATACCGTCTTAGACGGCTGGCACGGGATCGCAGCTGCGCTGTTAGGCTTGCTGGCCGGCTTGGCGATACTGCTGATTCCTTATTTGCTCGGAGGGATCGGGGCCGGAGATGTGAAGCTGCTCGCTTTCGTCGGAGCCGCGGAAGGAGCTCGGTTCGTTCTTCAAGCGTCGCTGTATATGGCGATCTTGGGAGCCATAATGGCTGCGGGCGTGCTGCTTCTCCGGCCGAAGGGGCGGGAGCACCTGAAGCGGGCGATCTTCGCCGTCGCCGGAGGCTTGCGCGGAGGAAGCTTTCCAGAGACTCGGACGACCCCTGGAACCGACATTTACCCTTACGGACCAGCCATTGCCGGAGGTGCGGCCCTATGCCTATTCGCATTAAGCGTTTGA
- a CDS encoding DUF192 domain-containing protein yields the protein MMALVNVTNGKLLADDVAKAHCFLTRLKGLLFTRDFHYGQALHIQPCNQIHTLFMKYAIDVLHLNESCEVVGIEENVRPGRVGRKFAGTVSVVELPSGTVNLTHTELGHKLSFFS from the coding sequence ATGATGGCGCTAGTGAATGTAACGAATGGCAAACTGTTGGCGGACGATGTTGCGAAGGCCCATTGTTTTTTGACGAGGTTGAAGGGACTGCTGTTCACGAGGGACTTTCATTACGGACAAGCTCTTCATATTCAACCGTGCAACCAAATTCATACGTTGTTCATGAAGTATGCGATCGATGTCCTGCACTTGAATGAAAGCTGCGAGGTCGTAGGAATCGAGGAGAACGTGCGGCCGGGGAGAGTCGGGCGCAAGTTCGCCGGAACCGTTTCGGTCGTCGAGCTTCCCTCCGGAACAGTCAACTTGACCCATACGGAGCTCGGGCACAAGCTAAGTTTCTTTTCGTAG